The Euphorbia lathyris chromosome 4, ddEupLath1.1, whole genome shotgun sequence genomic interval ttctcaaaagccctcttaaaaaataaagaatttgtaaaaaaatatataaataaaacgaTAATATTGACCAAATCCTTTCAAGAAAAATATTGATGaaatttttttgtatataatttttttttaatgagttGTAAAAATATCCCAACTTCTCAAGCTAATTAGTaaggatggcaacgggtagtgtaccTGCGAGTACCcgacactacccgaccctaatgggactatccgtaccctgtataaaagaccattgagtgataccactaagctaccagacccggatgtgattcgaacccatgacctcccaaggcataggtaagctctcaaccactaggctaagagcttcaccacgataccactaaactacttattcttattgattaaggttcagtttgttcaatatttagataaatgatttattaaatttatactttgttaaatttgtaatattttttattttatttattgattcttaacgggtaagggtagccgtgggtacccgcgaattaaatgggaatggtatgagatgcaaaaatatacccgttagggtaatggaacATGtacgagtaattaaaaaataaacgggtaaaggtttgggattgacacaacccgcgggtaccctacccgttgacATCTCTACTAATtagttggatcaattttagatATCATTGTAAAACAAAATGTGTATTGTGTTCTTTATTCTATACTAATGACATATTAGTTGGTTCTAAAAGAAATTTCACATTtcttgtgatttaataatagaattgaagtttaatatttttaaatctagtgaaatatttgaattttttttatcaaattcgtataaaatacagtgtattttttaaaattttattatagcTTTTCACATCTAATAATATGTTTGTGATGGAATTATGTAAATGTAAAGTGCAGATGATAAGACTTATGACCAAAAAAAtgataaagtatttcttaaattgatcaAACTTGTTAATGTTACAAATAAAATACTTATTTTCGACTGCCAACGTTAAAGCTAAAATTAAACATTATGGATAACGAGTTACGTTTTTTTCTTCACACCGAAGTCTATAGCAAATTCTTGCAATTATACATGtccaaaaaaattacaaaattaaaaatgaagcaAGGAAAAgtctaagaaaaaaaaagtctgatggtattattaaaaaaaaaaaaaaatctgatgGTCGTCTCGTCTGCCGTTATAATTCGGCTGTGTTTTTAATTAATGCTGCGTGTTTCCTTTTCCTATTAGAAAACTCTCCCCTCCTCCTCTCCTCTCCTCTCCTCTCTCCCAATCCCCAAAATCACCTCCCTCTTCCCCCCCACAATCACTGCTTCTGCTGCTTTAACATCACTGGGTTTCTATGGAAGATTTTGGCTCACGGAACTCAACATATTTTCCGCGTAATTCACATCGGTTCCTCATATGCTAATTATAATTCCATGAAATTGGTTGGTTCTAGCAGCGTATAatctttttcttcttgtttGCTTGATGATAATATGTTGAGTTCATGATAAATAATGGGGGATTTCGTTTGGTTCTGAATTCAATATAATTCAGAAATGAACAACCTAAATGAGCGAGATGGAGATCGTGGTGTATCAGGAATGTAAAGTTAATTGAAGGGAGAAAAAAGTGAGAGGAAggaaatttatttatataattgtatTATTTAGTCcatctcttttttattttcttgctTTAGATTCTGTTTTTGTATAGCTCAATTAAGCTTAGTCCCATGGAATTAATGGAGGGTCCTAATTCTGAATTGATGAGTCAACTAATTGACTCCGTGAAGGAGATTTCTGGCTTGCCTGAATGTAGAAATGTATGCAAGAAAATGCATGCCAATTTGATACGTAGAATCAAGCTATTGAGCCCTTTGTTTGAGGAGTTGAAAGATAGCAATCATGAATTAGGCGAAGAAGGAATCAAAGGCTTTAGCCAGTTAAAACTTACTTTAGATTTTGCTTTGCAGCTTCTCAAATCAGCCAACGAAGGAAGCAAGTTGTATCAGGTACCTTTTTTTAATGTTCGACTGCTATGAAAGTGAAGTAGAATTGAAATTGATTTTCCTGTGCTATGCTTATTTGCTTCCTAAGTATGTTCAAGGGTTTGGCTGTTGAAATGTTTGTTTCCTGTTGTTGCTCTGTGATGATGATTGTATGTTTGTTTCCTATTGTTGCTCTTGATGatgattatctcttttggttggcttatgtttttgttgtttgctttatgaGAAAATGAAATAGAAAGTTTTGGGATTGAGATTGGAGTTTATATTGTCTTCTGGATTACAtcatatgaatatcataataaTATATGGTTCAATGTGGCAGGCCTTGCAAAGGGACAAGATAGCTCATAAGTTTTGTCAGATAACTGAAAAAATTGAAGCAGCATTGAGTGAGATTCCTTATGACAAACTTGATTTATCAGAAGAAGTTCGAGAACAGGTactcaatttttttcttttttttgggtTCTTCTCCATTTTAATTGTTAAGCAATAGGGGCTTTGATCTTTAATGGGTTATGTTACAAAATGAGTAAATTGGGTTAACAATGGATTTCTAATTTTGCTGTATAAATAATTGACATGATATTTGTATTGATTTTCCAGATTGAACTTGTGCATGCTCAACTAAGAAGGGCAAAAGAAAGACCAGATTCCCCTGATGCACAACTAGACCTTGATCTAGCCATGGCACAGAAAGAGAAGGATCCTGATCCTGCTGTACTTAGAAGACTTTCTGAAAAGCTGGAACTTAGGACTATCAATGACGTAAAGAAAGAGTCTCTGGCTTTCCATGAGTTGGTTATCTTGAGTGGTGGTCATCCTGGAGACTGGTTCGACAAAATGTCTTCTCTCCTTAAGAAGTTGAAAGATTATATTCAATTGGAAAACCCTCAAGTTGACCATTCTGAGACTGAAAAGGGTTTTATTAGGCACAGATCCCCTGTTATCCCAGATGATTTCCGGTGCCCAATATCTCTCGAACTGATGAAAGATCCTGTGATCGTCTCAACCGGACAGGTTTAACTCCTAGTTATATTAATGTTAAATACTTCATAAGTGATCATCTCTATGAGACGGGTCTAACAACTAGTTGTATTCAATATTAAATAGTTCACAGTTGTAACTTAAATGCATTGTTCGGTATTCATAAtcatattatttcattttgcAGACATATGAAAGGTCATGCATCCAAAAATGGCTAGATGCAGGACataaaacttgtccaaaaacACAGCAGACACTATTGCATACGGCGCTGACACCAAACTATGTTTTGAAGAGTTTGATTGCTTTGTGGTGTGAAAGCAATGGGGTCGAGCTGCCTAAACAGCAAGGGTCTTGTAGAAACAAAAAATATGGAAACAGTGTGTCAGATTGTGATCGAATTGCTATTGCTTGTCTGCTAGAAAAGTTGGCAAATGGGAATCCTGACCAACAAAGAGCTGCTGCTGGGGAGCTTCGTCTACTTGCAAAGAGGAATGCTGACAATAGAGTATGTATTGCTGAAGCAGGAGCCATTCCACTCCTTGTAGAGCTTTTATCATCAACTGATCCTCGTACCCAAGAGCATGCTGTAACAGCACTTCTAAACCTTTCGataaatgatattaacaaaggaaCCATCGTTAACGCCGGAGCAATACCTGACATTGTAGATGTGTTAAAACATGGAAGCATGGAGGCAAGGGAAAATGCAGCTGCAACCCTTTTCAGTTTATCAGTGATGGATGAGAACAAAGTGGCAATAGGAGCTGCTGGAGCCATTCCAGCGCTAATAGATTTACTTCGTGAAGGGACTCCAAGAGGAAAGAAGGATGCTGCAACTGCAATTTTTAACCTCTCAATTTATCAGGGAAACAAGGCAAGAGCTGTAAGGGCTGGCATTGTGCAGCCTCTGATGCAATTGCTTAAAGATGCTGGAGGCGGAATGGTGGATGAAGCATTGGCGATTCTTGCAATACTAGCAAGTCATCAAGAAGGGAAGCAAGCAATTGGTCAAGCTGAATCAATTCCTGTATTGATGGAGGTGATCAGAACTGGTTCTCCACGCAACCGGGAGAATGCCGCAGCTGTACTCTGGTCACTATGCACCGGGGATTCGCAGCAGTTAAAGTTAGCCAAAGAGTGTGGAGCAGACGAAGCTCTGAAGGAATTGTCTGAAAATGGCACGGATAGGGCCAAAAGAAAAGCTGGAAGTTTATTGGAGCTCATTCAACGTGTTGATCATGTAGTTGTTAATCAAAGTTTGCTCTGAATTCTGCAGTTAGAAAAATTTActccattttcaaatttggaTTAGTAACTGTTATGAAGGAACTGGGTTTAATGGGGACAAAGGTTGGTGCTTGGGAGCCGTCAGTATGAATTGGTTAGGCACAATCATTTGCAGAAGTTCCAACAATTAGGTAAGAAGCGTGGACTTGGTCTCTTTTGCAGGCTGGCTTGTCACATCAATGTAAATTATTATATTGAATTTGACCATGCTTGAGAGCGGACTGCAAGCGAGattattatataatatctaTGTATATATAGACCACGCATTAAGCTCTTCAGATTTGCTTCGAGTGTACAAATTTGATGGTATCAAAGGGTCTATGGATCGAAAGTCAAGATATATAAAATGCcgttttttttatcttgatgGTAGGAAGAAAAAGTCAATGAATGTATAGCAATGGAGATGTAATATGTGTTAAACATGGTAAAATATGTATGGGAGGTGatccatttgatataaaaaACCGGGTGTTCTTGATAATTTCTCATctaacaaacataaattgaCCATTATATCCACTTGGCACCATCGAATCACTTTTTATCCATGCTCTACGGGTGGGTCTCATACTTGAGTGTCAATCAACATTGGATTGGAGGAAATTTGTGCACGCCAATCTATCTGTGGCAGCTTGGCGGCCTTAGCCTTCCACCTAAGCTGCACGTAAAggttcaaaatgaaaaaaaggtaaataatttattagtcaccTCATTTTTACTTAAAACACTGTTTAGTctatatattttgaaaaatacattataagATCCATATCTTTTGTTAATGTTAACTCGTTGGTCCTTCCGTTATATTTGGTATAAACAGACAGACAGAACATGACTGAGTAACATGACAATTTTGTATTTACtatagttgtgttaggtaaaaaatagaggactaataaattatttacccaaatgaGAATGAAGTCCAAGGAATAGATGGAGTTTCGCAAGGTCTTTATGTGAGGTGCTTGTATTCTAATTTTTCTATGTCTATTTCAACAAACCTTATGTCAAGGTGCTTGTAGTCTAATTCTTCATGTCAATttcaaccaattttttttttttttttgagatagtGACTATTCGTTACGTCTTTCTGGATTAAAACTTATCTGACAAGGCATTTTACTACCTTATTATGTGTATATACTTGTGTTTTAGGCATCACTTTTATTTGTGATTCTCATGTttttattttgtgaattatCGAGCTTTTACAAATTgattacgtaaaatatatatgttaaaaCCATTGTGTCTACATCTTGTAAAATATAACTGTCGAATAAAAGGTGGTATTTGGAGTATTATTTCAAATACCTTCATATTCTTTGGCTTTTTCCTCAACCCGGTCTTATTTTCTCATATAACAAAGGTCAACAAAGGTTTTAGACGCATTTTTAACTTCCATAGCTTGTATAGTTGTAGTACATGCGTTATATTATTATGTCTTCATGGATGCCAAGATTCTCCACAGGTGGAAAATGAATTTCTCCCCTGTTAAAGATGTAATAAACTAAGTAGGCAATTCTTCAGATGTATAATCATAAGTGATGAAGGATATGAGTCTAGAAGTGATATCTGATCTAAAGGCTACAGTTCTAGCCCATTTACTCCACTAGAAAATCCTCGGGGTCAAAAGGACACGGCCACTGCGACGAGACCATAAGTTAACCCAAAGATATTTAGGACATCTCATACTCAGCAATGGTAATCTATAAATAGGAGAACTCATCCCATGATACAATGATGCTTTTTCTTTCTCACTTCTCTCTACTTTCTCTCTCCATACATTATAACGTTTATACTCTCTAGACTAACTTGATCGTCAAAGTGTCTTTCAGGGACCGCTCCTAATGCAAGTACAAATAGCCAATACCTATCAAGAACCCATCAATCCCAACTTCTCATCATTTGGTGCATTGAGCGTGAAGTTTATCACTTAAAACTCATTCGGAATCATCTCCATAACAACCAACATAATAGAAACACCATTCTCACCAGGTCCGACTCCTACAAAGGAGATTTTAGGCACTAGTCAGTCTGACAGGCAAATAATTATTGAGGCAATTGTGGTTGTTCTCACTTTTGAGGGTGGGATAACGGCAAACACAAACTCAGAAGACGAATCGCATGACCGTACTGTAAAGCTTATGAAAACATTGCAGAAATTCCAGACAGTCCATGCGTGGCAGGTTGAAGCACAAAGGCAGATGATGACCACCCAGAAGGCCATGCAAGAAGACAACATGAAGATTTAGGAGCTCCtctaggcaaaaaaaaaaaaaaacttttctgtctaGGAGGCCATCGTAGAAACGGTTGTAAACCTTGTCCCCAGAGGAGAACCTTCTTTGCAACCCAGACCCCAATCCCCCCTCAGACCACTGCTATCACACACAAGACGCCTCTTGAGCAGGGAGAGGATTGGGAAGTCCGATTCCAacattttttggataaaaaaagcCCTAGGCGGAGCCATGAGGGGCATCATGACGTCTAGAAAGACCCCTCTGGTCCAACAAATCATCGAGGCTAGCTTCTCAAAAAACTAAAAAACCCTTCGCCTTCCTTCTTACATTGGCGCTGAGGACCCCAACGAGCACTGTGCAACCTTCATGAATATGATCAACCTTTACTCCAAGGAAGATTATGGCATATGCAAAGTCTCCCCACCGCCTTGGTCGGCATCATGTAAGAATGGTGTATGGGTTTGGAGCCCGAATTCGTCGATTCCTTCGACCTACTCAAAGACCTATTCATAGCCCACTTTGTTAGCATGGTCAATGCCAAACAGATCAGCCCCGACCTCAAGATGTTGTTTCATTATGTGATTGAATATTTAACAATGCATGTAGAATGGAATCAACCCCATTCCAAGTGAATTGATGACAATCATtatcgcaaaaaaaaaaaaacattaatgcTCCAATTAGGATGTTAAACCTAGTCAATTCCATGCACTTTCATATGAGTTGAAATTTGAATGAAAATATGTCAATCTTTTGTGATTTATTCCATCTGACAGAATTCCAATTATTTTATAGAGGTCCATGTTGGTTTATCACGGATGTGTTTATATGAAATTTGATTATATTGTTGTTATTGGTATGATAATAGCTATTTTTGTGAAATACAATCTTAAACATACAATCTTCTATGAATATCAACTACAAATGTGATTGAATCTCCAAGCTATTGTTCACAATGCATATGGAATGGAATTAACCTCGTTCCAAATGAATTGATGACAATCATTAacgcacaaaaaaaaaaagaataataatgCTCTAGTTAGGATGCTAATCCTAATCAATTTCATGCGTTGATATACTAAACTTTGGTCAATTGGTATTAAAACtggtatttttcatgttttaataTACTGAACTAGTGTCAATTGAAATAAATTCAATTCATTCTCACTCTATATAAATGCTCCAATTATGATGCTGGGTTAATTTCAAGTGCTAGTATACTAAACTTTGGTCAATTGGAAttaaaatattctattttatgttttaatgtaCTATACGAGTGTTAGTTAGATTCATTCTCATCCTATATAAATGCTTGTTGAGTTTTGGAATTTGGACTTCTTCGCTACTTTATTAGTGATTGAAATGGCTGGCTTCCCCCAAACCGTGACGATTGAAGATGATTTTGACAATTATGAGGAAAAAATCCTGAATACTAAACAAGAACGTTCACTATTACATCCGtgtctaaaaaaatttatattctcTATGATGTAAATTAGAAGTTCGTGAAAATTttaaatgaaattataaattaggAGGATTTAAAACGATATTTGCCATTGAATTTTTTCCATCATTTTCGGTATaccattaaataaaaatgaataattaAAAGACGTTgcattcgggatacgtaggaaacTTGATAGAACTAttaagtccaagccaaataaataaataaattttagatagTCTTAATAAATGTTTTTATGGTCCATTGGGAAATtggtttaaaaatataataaatcatTTTAGATAATCTGATTGAATTAAGGGGTCAAATTGATAACTTTTACATTTAAAATGCTAGGGTCGACTTCATAGAAAATAGATTCACATTTTAGACTTATAGGCGTTTGTTATCTTGTCTTCCCTTCGTATCCAAtatcgtttagggtcgggtgtgacatttacTAGTGATGTTTTAATGTTTCGTATTCCATAACATGTTCTTGATTCTATAATGTTTGTTATTTTGTAGTTTATCGATGCCTTCTTTTATGGTTGTTCACGAATAAAAAACAGTCAAGATTCAAGGTAAAACTCAATACACAGGACTGGAAGtataaacttgtaactttaggGTTGCTCTTTTTCTAATTTGAAGAGAATTCCAATGGAGTTTGTAAATGAACACCTCCCTGATGTCACTGTTTCCATGGAAGCAATTTTGATGGTCGACTTTATTGACTACACGAATTCTTTAACCAAAGTGCAGTATGTTTCAAGGTTGAAAAAAATGGGGGCAATGTATATTTAAAGCACGTCTAGAGACTAATCAGCTTCAATGTGTCAACCAGAACCACTTATGGAAAGGTGCCGAGTTGGAGTTTAATTTGACTCATAGGGATGATAGGATgaagaagaaatttttttttgttaaatataaTAGGGACATGGTAGCTTACATCAAAGATTTGTACATTGATATCAAATAAATAATAAGGATTGTTTTTTTCAGATATGTAGTTTTCTCTGTTATAATAtgaaattgatttattttttactcATTTTTCATTTAAATACACAATTGCTTTCAATTGAATAACCCTTGTTTGCACCAAAATTACTTTTTTGGcttttacatattttaaatgTATTAATATGCATAAATTACGTCTAAGTAAATTTTCCTAGAGTGAACCTCAAGACAAACCTACTTTCTAGAGTGAATTTTATGAGAGACTTGAGGTAAACCTATGGGGAACCAGAAGACCATTTAATGTTTTAACGTGCAATCTATAAGTCAATTTAAAAGTAGGAAAGTTAAAAAATATCAAAGTTAATCCATGATGGAGATTATGGAGACCAGATAGTGGAGCAGTTACTCAAGACATGATCTGAATGTGGAGAACATGACTTAATGGAAAGAAGCATGAAGTTACTCCCAACATCTATAAAAGGGATAATTCACGATGAAAATAGGACAACTCAACACACACTCAAGCAAAACTCTAACAAATTCTCTCTAGACTGTAGCAATTTAAATTGCTTAATCGTTGTCTTAGCtgtaattttcattttcattgagTTCAAAGTTCACCCAAGTTCTcgagtataattttatttagttttgtTCTTCAATCATTTCTGTAAGGTCGATATcattttgataatcgaatcctTTGAAATTTTAGGTCTCTTTATTTCTCACAAACATTTGATGCTTTTAAGTTAATAGACGTAATTTTATTACATAGTTTGAGAATATTataattctctggcacgcccgcatttcACAAAAAAGAGACAAACAACCCTAAAGGCACACTCATATAAAAGTTCATAGTAACTAATGTCGACTAAAAGCACAACCATGCAATACATGATGAATTATGACAATGGAACAATTTTGCAACAATGACACTAATACAAAAGTAAAATTTAAAGGAAGTTATCAACTTTGGGTTTATTAATACAAAGATGTGAACTCCATTACCATGGAAAAGATACTTCATTCGATATGTATCCAATATAATATAACAAGAAATAAACAAAGTTGTTACTTACATAAACATCTGCAATATGCATAGTTCTTGCCTGAtacattttttcaaaaatataatGGGCATTGTCCTTGCCCGTTACTCCAAATGTCGTTTACAACGATCGTAGTTCTCTCGCATTACAAATATTCAAGAAGTCAACCTAATATGATCGAGTTATTTGAATTGTCGGAGTGTCTTTCAAGGACCACTCCCAACATAGTTACAAACTGTCAATACCTATCAAGAACCCATCGATCTCAACTTTTCATTATTTGGTACAGTGAGCATGAAGCTTATCACTTAAAACTCCTTTACAATCATATGCATAGTAACTAACATGACGAAAACACCCCTCCCCTCAGGTCCGACTCTTGTAAAGGAGATTGTAGGCACCAACTAGTCTGACAGGCAAAGAGAGATTGAGGCAACCACAATTGTTCTCGCATTACAAATATTCAGGAAGTCAACCTAATATGATTGAGCTATTTGTATCAGCTTGATTGATGACCCGTTACAAATACTTGCAATGCTAAAATTTTGTAACGAGGCCTCATAATAAACTGATACAAATACAGGAAAAAATCAAACAACCCATGATGATCAATAGTAAAACAATGTTCCAACCAACTAATTAAACAACAATTTTATTTGATTCAATATGTAACAATGAATAAACTAATGCAACAAATAGAATACTTCAAACGaacaaaatttaacaaataGAATACTTCAAACGAACAAAATTAACTTCATTGTTTTTTTCACAGATAGTGAAAGATGATACAATTCGTAATAATCAGGCAAGATGGGAAAATTATAGCACAATAGTTCATTCGAGAATGATTTTGTTTGGCTAAAATAATCTCTGTTTCTTTATTTTCATCGTAAACAACATATGATTTTCCTTGACTATCCCGAGTTCCATTATCGATTATGGTGTAAGCATTAATAATTTCATCTATGCTTTTGAACCATTGATCAATACTACTTCTAATTCGAATGACATAGTTTGCACATTATTCACATGAAAAATATATTGCATGTCTTTTTTTCCCCCTTGAAGACAAGATAAAAATGATCTTATTTCATTTTGTTCGTTTTGTCCATattcttcttccttctattATTCTCAAAAGATACTTAAAAATGTCATCagtaaattttgatgctcacaAGCACGACTCTTGATATATTCAATCTATTTCCTTTATTTCGAATGAGTGAATGTACAACATTatttagaaaagaaaaattctTATGATAGACAAGAGTGAAATCCAAatccaaaattttcattttaaacaCTAATTTATACGTTTAATaaggtggaaagaaaaaaacaaaaaagagaaGGCCAATTTGACTTGGACTTCCAGTTTTTGAATGAATGagataatttcaaaataaagaagaagaaaagtgaCCAACAAACTCACGGATCCCGACGAAGGCCACAGCCATCACGGATTAACAAAAGCCTGTGTGTTGTGGAAGCTTTTCCCTCTGGGTACGTCACGTGTACTACTTTTCCTCCAACTTTacctttttaccctttttctctAAAGATTGTCTTTGGTACCTTATCTTTATAGGTAATTGTGAAAATGGCATTCTAGGAAATCAACATTCGAAAGGACCGATTCCCAATGCGAATATCGGGGCGTTCCCATAACTCATAATAATATTCTTCGATTACTTGTGCTCCATGCTTCCAACTGCCACCTCATACGCATCTCACTATGTCCTCCGCCACTCGCTTCCGTCGTCTCGGCGCCGCGGCCATTCTCACTGTTGCCTCTGCAACCGGAGCCTCCGTCTTTCTTTCTCCCACCATTGCCTCCAACGACCGTGCCGGTGCGCCTGCTCTAGACGCCGTCAAACAGAGAATCACTGATCCGAATGCCCTTATTCCGTCTCGAGCATCTCAGGAGTCGGTTTTGATTGGCGCTACTGCTGCTAATCCCCTCGATGTTCTCGTGATCGGCGGCGGCGCCACTGGCACTGGTGCAGCGCTTGATGCTGTCACTAGAGGACTTCGTGTTGGTCTCGTTGAGAGAGAGGATTTCTCTTCTGGTACTTCTTCACGTTCCACAAAGCTAATTCATGGAGGTACGACGCCTTTAACATATGAGTATCATATATCCAAATTTGACTCGTTTGAGAATATATTGTGTTGGCGTTTCTATTAGAACCTCAGGCAAATTAATTACCAATTACTTAAAATATGATCGTGAATCCAATAGCACTCATAAGGGGAAATGTGGTGGAATTATGCAATTAGGACCCCTTGCTTATTCTCTTGTTGATGAATTTGATTTTCTTTACTGCATACCCAATCATGCTGTTGAAATTTATTTCTCAACCAGACCTAGACTTTTCATTAATCTCTTCTGCTTTGCATTATGTTGTGGCTATATTATTGAATAATGGAATTTGAGGCATGTGCGCGAATCGTCTAGGAATTCGACTATCCAGTGGTGAACGTGATTAGTGTGGTGCAATTGAGATATTGGATTTACTGCAACCGTGGAATCAATGAATActctttatgtttttttcttttggccGTTGCTGACACTGTTTTTAGAtatttcaaattattatttgCCCAGTCTTGCCTATTTGTATCTCTTTTAGTGACATACATATGAACTCTTAATCGTTGTATGTACAGTAGTTCATTATATCATATCATTTAAACTGCAATCACTTCCTCAATCTATTTCATACTCACAGAAGTACAAACAAAACGAACACAAAATCTAATATGGCTGGTTGAagattttattttctatttataaagaagaaaagaaaatagcTTGTGAGCATTTTAGTGAATTTGCTATTTTCTATTTACGaacattgaacaaataattTTTGCAGGAGTTCGCTACTTGGAGAAAGCAGTATTTAATCTTGACTATGGGCAATTGAAGCTAGTTTTCCATGCACTTGAGGAGCGTAAACAGGTGATAGATAATGCACCGCACCTGTGCCATGCTTTGCCTTGCATGACACCCTGTTTTGAGTGGTTTGAGGTAGTATACTATTGGATGGGATTGAAAATGTACGATTTGGTCGCAGGACGACATTTGTTACATTTGTCCAGATATTATTCTGCAGAAGAGTCTCTTGAACTGTTCCCAACTCTGGCAAAAAAGGGTAAAGACAGGAACTTGAAGGGCACAGTGGTGTATTATGATGGGCAGATGAATGATTCACGGCTTAATGTTGGCTTGGCATGTACTGCTGCACTAGCTGGTGCAGCGGTGCTCAACCATGCAGAAGTGGTGTCTTTACTAAAAGATGAGGCTAATGAACGAATAATAGGTGCAAGGATCCGTAATAATATATCAGGTACAACAATTATCTCTTAACAAGTCTATATTTTCTCAGAACCTTCACCAAGTAACAGCTGTCTTCCAACTGGAACACTTTCACCTctgaaaggaaaataaaagtgATGCAGAAGGATCAGGGATGTACTCAGTTCTGCTCACTGTTCTAAGATTTCTTTTAGAAAATGAATTGgttatttaattttgatttatagCAGAAATTAAAAACTGATCCATTTAGGAGCAATGAATGAACTGTTGATTTAGTTGTGCAATCAGTTGGAAAATCCATTAAAATTCTTTCAGCTAAAATATTCGAACTAATATCTATACTTG includes:
- the LOC136226006 gene encoding U-box domain-containing protein 14 isoform X1 is translated as MELMEGPNSELMSQLIDSVKEISGLPECRNVCKKMHANLIRRIKLLSPLFEELKDSNHELGEEGIKGFSQLKLTLDFALQLLKSANEGSKLYQALQRDKIAHKFCQITEKIEAALSEIPYDKLDLSEEVREQIELVHAQLRRAKERPDSPDAQLDLDLAMAQKEKDPDPAVLRRLSEKLELRTINDVKKESLAFHELVILSGGHPGDWFDKMSSLLKKLKDYIQLENPQVDHSETEKGFIRHRSPVIPDDFRCPISLELMKDPVIVSTGQTYERSCIQKWLDAGHKTCPKTQQTLLHTALTPNYVLKSLIALWCESNGVELPKQQGSCRNKKYGNSVSDCDRIAIACLLEKLANGNPDQQRAAAGELRLLAKRNADNRVCIAEAGAIPLLVELLSSTDPRTQEHAVTALLNLSINDINKGTIVNAGAIPDIVDVLKHGSMEARENAAATLFSLSVMDENKVAIGAAGAIPALIDLLREGTPRGKKDAATAIFNLSIYQGNKARAVRAGIVQPLMQLLKDAGGGMVDEALAILAILASHQEGKQAIGQAESIPVLMEVIRTGSPRNRENAAAVLWSLCTGDSQQLKLAKECGADEALKELSENGTDRAKRKAGSLLELIQRVDHVVVNQSLL
- the LOC136226006 gene encoding U-box domain-containing protein 14 isoform X2, with translation MKLLLKSANEGSKLYQALQRDKIAHKFCQITEKIEAALSEIPYDKLDLSEEVREQIELVHAQLRRAKERPDSPDAQLDLDLAMAQKEKDPDPAVLRRLSEKLELRTINDVKKESLAFHELVILSGGHPGDWFDKMSSLLKKLKDYIQLENPQVDHSETEKGFIRHRSPVIPDDFRCPISLELMKDPVIVSTGQTYERSCIQKWLDAGHKTCPKTQQTLLHTALTPNYVLKSLIALWCESNGVELPKQQGSCRNKKYGNSVSDCDRIAIACLLEKLANGNPDQQRAAAGELRLLAKRNADNRVCIAEAGAIPLLVELLSSTDPRTQEHAVTALLNLSINDINKGTIVNAGAIPDIVDVLKHGSMEARENAAATLFSLSVMDENKVAIGAAGAIPALIDLLREGTPRGKKDAATAIFNLSIYQGNKARAVRAGIVQPLMQLLKDAGGGMVDEALAILAILASHQEGKQAIGQAESIPVLMEVIRTGSPRNRENAAAVLWSLCTGDSQQLKLAKECGADEALKELSENGTDRAKRKAGSLLELIQRVDHVVVNQSLL
- the LOC136226006 gene encoding U-box domain-containing protein 14 isoform X3, with translation MAQKEKDPDPAVLRRLSEKLELRTINDVKKESLAFHELVILSGGHPGDWFDKMSSLLKKLKDYIQLENPQVDHSETEKGFIRHRSPVIPDDFRCPISLELMKDPVIVSTGQTYERSCIQKWLDAGHKTCPKTQQTLLHTALTPNYVLKSLIALWCESNGVELPKQQGSCRNKKYGNSVSDCDRIAIACLLEKLANGNPDQQRAAAGELRLLAKRNADNRVCIAEAGAIPLLVELLSSTDPRTQEHAVTALLNLSINDINKGTIVNAGAIPDIVDVLKHGSMEARENAAATLFSLSVMDENKVAIGAAGAIPALIDLLREGTPRGKKDAATAIFNLSIYQGNKARAVRAGIVQPLMQLLKDAGGGMVDEALAILAILASHQEGKQAIGQAESIPVLMEVIRTGSPRNRENAAAVLWSLCTGDSQQLKLAKECGADEALKELSENGTDRAKRKAGSLLELIQRVDHVVVNQSLL